The DNA window TTTCTTACATAAACTCTCTTAAAAACTTTGGTGTAGCTCTCCGACGATTCGCTGAAGCAGAGGTTTTGATAGAGTCTTCTCTGTCAACAACCTCAGCTACTGAGCTTGACAAGTCTCCATCACATTCCTCGtacctctctccctctccctctcacaATGCAGAGGTCTCAGATTCACCATTGCACTTTGAGAGTCCTATTTCACCACCAGTGATGAACATGAGTTATATGAGAGCTGGTGGAGGTGGTAATGCAGTGACTGTTaagtttaatttgaataatagTGGTGGTTTTGTAGAGGATGAGACATTGGGGTTCTCTATGCCAATGCCGCCGCCGCCACCTCCTCCTTTTGAGTTAGCTGGTTCATGGGATTTTTTTGATCCAAGTGATAATGGTGAGAGTTTTAGATTTGTTAGGCATAGTGAGTTGGATATGGATTTTGATAATATGAGTGGGTGGAGTGAGTTTAGGGGTGAAAAGGTTGGTATTGAACAAAGTGTGGTAGATGCAAAAGGAAAATGGACAAAAGTTGGTTTAGATGGAAAGAGTCAAGTACATGAAGAAACTCTGACGCCTGGTGTGGAGCATAAGGGGGTTGAAAGTTCTGGTAATTCATTAACTCAAAATGGCAGTTATAACTCTAGAGTGAAAGGCACTGCCCCCTCGTTTGAATTGAGAGGAGTTGAAGGTTCTAGTAGACAAGAATTTGTTGGTCAAGTGAGGCATGTAGAAGAGGGGCAAAATGCCAGTGTTTCCACTCTTGAACAATCAGGTTcaaggagagagaaagcagTAGCAGTGAACAATTTGTCTACAGAAAGAGAGGATCCATCGGAGTTCATTACGCATAGAGCTAAGGATTTTCTTGCAAGCGTAAAGGATATAGAGCATCGCTTCTTTAGAGCATCTGAATCTGGGAAGGAGGTCTCCAGAATGCTTGAGGCAAACAATATCAGGGTTGGATATTCTGAGGCAAAAGGTTTACTTCTGACTTTACATGGCTGAGTTACAGTTGGCATGTTTGTTTGTCCACGGCAATTCCAGTGCCATGGATGcttgttggtgtttttttttttttttcagttattgAACATTTCTGCAATCGTTGTATAACAAGTCCAATTCTCATAGGAGGATCTGCCTCAGCAATTTTGGTGGCTGTAAAATTTGTTTGCTGTCGAGGAAAGACTGCACTTGTTTCTCATGGTAAGATTAGCTTCTGTTCTGTGAGTCAATGTTTAGGAGTTTTTCGTTTTTGTGGGACAATTCAATCTTTAGGTCTAATATTGAGGAAGAATTCACAAATTGTCTAGTAGAACCTGTGGTGATTTTGATGACATAAACaactttcttaatttgtttctcaTATTTCTTCCCATTATGTTGAATCTCCGATGCTTTTGTAGAACCTGTAGAACATATGACTAAGATCATTACATGGAAACGGACAACATCTTCAAGGTCATCTTCATCAAGAAATCCTCTTGTCACGGCAACAAAAGATGATGCCTCAGATAGTGGTAGTGATTTTGTTGAAGAGTTCTGCATGATTGCAGGGAGTCATTCCTCCACCCTTGACAGACTGTATGCATGGGAAAGAAAACTCTATGATGAAATAAAGGTACTTTTTTAAGCCTTTCTTCTTGCAtacaatttctttcttcttgatcCTCTTGACTTTGTTTGTAGTTTATCATACATGACACTATATGACAGGAAAATGTGTTTTGACAATGTTCAGGGCATATCAATTTAAGGTGTTCatatcatatcaaatttttATGGGCATGTTTCCATAATTAGATGCTGATTACCTCATAAATCTTTATTGTGTGACGTAGAAAATCATTTGAATGCATGTGACAATTTTCGTAAATATATGTTCATAGATTAGTATATCTAAAGGAAAATTGTGTTACTCTATTGATAGTAAATAGGTAGAGAAGAATGGATTGAATATGACAGACAGATGCTTGAAAGATCAATACAAGTTACtcaatcttcttttttcacAGGAAAATGTCTTTTGTAATTTTCCTCTCCACCCCTGCACCTCTTCTCTCCAATGGCTTTGTCTCTCCCTCCCACCTCCACCTTTTTCCTTGGTCTAACCCCTGCTTTTGTCCCTAGGAAGTAGGACCTACAGTTTCCCCCTCCTGAATATTATAAATGTTTCcagttcttgttgttgttttcaaaataaactCATCCATTACACTTGGGCTCCTCCACCTTGAAGGGCTATTTGAATGGTGTTTTGACTGTGATAACTTGTTGCAGTTTTAGGTTGATATATGTATGGCTGTTGTGCATGTCTGAGAGGTCTTGATCTAGGTAGCTTATTGTTAGGATTCTCAGATGTGGGCTTTTGATGGGAGCAATTTCTGTCTGCCCTCGAACGTTCTGGGATGTGGATTTTGAATGGTATAGGAGATGAAGCTGGTGAAGGAAGCTGGCATAAGGCCAAAGGGGTCACGGTTGTGGGTATAGTGGTTCTCTATGTAGAGCCTGGTTTACCATCAATTTTCTGGTTCTGTCTAGCTCCTTTTTACTCTTTTGGATTAAGGCCAAATCACCATTGCAGTCTAAAAAGATGTGGCTTAACCTCTGGCCCTCCTCCATTGATCATTGATCCCAGAGACTTCTTACTAGGCTGGGCAAGGTGTGGGTTGGGCTTTATACATCTTTATGTCCGAACCAAGCAAACCTAGGCAAATCTTCTAAATTTGGGTTAATATTCCAAAATCATAGTCCATGAAATCTCATACCtgggttaaataaaaaagctcaatccccaatcaatttaatgttgaagggtTAATATTCCAAAATCATAGTCCATGAAATCTCATACCTGGGTTAAATCAAAAAGCTCAATccccaatcaatttaatgttgaagggtaaatttgagaaaaaaaatcaatctaaaaaacttgtcagagcagaaaaataacaataaaaaattaaggatcaaacccaatggaaaaaaaatggaggataaaatcagaaaaaaaattaattttataaatcatcctaaataaaaaaattagcaatcaaaagaatgagcgtcaaatttgagagatgaaaaaattgaaggaggatgaaattaaaaataatttttaatttgaataatttttcaaataaaaaaattgcaattaaaagaacatgctaaatctgaaggaaaaagaaaattaaaggctGCTATGAATTTTGTAAGGAGGAGCTACATGCAAATTGAgttgaaaagagaaatgaagggaaaaaaataaaatccaaccaGCATCGCACCACTCGTGAAGGAAGAGGATGCCGAGACAAATCAAATGATGTGacataataacaatttttactACTGAAGTCAACTGCACGCGCTGCCTGAAGGTGGTAAAGTCGCTAATGCATGCAACACACGTGTCGGtagcttttttgttttgttttattatttaaattacaatATTGCCCCTAGgatcaaataaatattacaaaaaaaccttcatgagattacaaaaaaaaaaaaaaacctgaaggtGGTAAAGTCGCTAATGCATGCAACACACGTGTCGgtagcttttttgttttattttattatttaaattacaatATTGCCCCTAGgatcaaataaatattacaaaaaaaccttcatgagattaaaaaaaaaaaaaaaaaacctgaaggtattgaaaaagaaaaaaaaaacctgaagccATGCACTGAGAATTTTGTTTCCAAGGGTAATTGGGTCATTACACTAAAAGTGTCCCTAGACTatagttaagttttttttttttgcttttaagggtattcaagtaatttttattgTGCAAAAAAAGGGTCaaagcttataaaaaaaaaaaggagtgtgGTCTGCATGATGAAAAAAGTGGATGCAAATGACTAATCCGCTTACCAGTTGGTTGTGCCCAGGTAGTTTGGATTTAATCTCCCACTCTTTTAACATCTTCACATTGGAATAGCTCTGAATTGTTATTAGTTTAATAACACTCTACAATGTTGTTCGGCGAAACTGTTGATACGTACTATAAATGTAATTGCATGGTCTATGGGGATGAAGTCAAGCTCGGCAGATAAGGGGAGGCTTAGTATACTGTTAagacaattaaaattgatgattatTTGATAGGAGCCTCTTGGGGACTTGGACAATCATTTCTGTGGCAGTTGGGATCTTCCATTGTTTCCTTCAAAACATCACTATGTGTTTGTGGTATCATTTAACAACCCATGCACACCTAGGAGTTGTAATAGCAAGTTATTAACTGAACTCTAGTTCTCTATAACTGACAACCATGTGAATCCTTTGGGGTCTCATTCTTGTACGTGTCTGAGCTATTGTTCAAATGTCTTAAAGGAATTTGGTGCTCTCCCACCAGAGTATGCTGTTTTTCGAAAGGTGACCTCCCTGATAGACCAAGCCTTGTGCACAATTCTAAGCATTATTGTTTGAGAATTATGTTTGTGCACGCCCAAGAGTGTATAAATTAagccccccccaaaaaaaaagtttgggcTTTGCCATTTTCAAATGTCACAAATCTAATCTGAAATCTGTCAGCCAATTGTTATTACAGAGCAGTTTAGATGAGGCCAAGAAGAGTCGCTAACTTGGCactaatttctttcaattatgagagagagagagagacacaaGAATGTCTGTATCCACTGTGGTTGCATCTGTCTTGAAGATTGGGTTGACTTAGAGGATCCACACTCATGCTAGCCAAACCCAATCCTTAGCTATAATAGCTAGTGAAAGCGAAAAAAAGTAAAGCATCATTGCTCTCTACTTGGCTAGTTATTCTAGCAAAATGAAGAGGAAAAGGGTTCGCTATGGAAGCTTTGGTGCTAATTGGGTGTTGGTTTTGGTGTCAGCCTGGAGGCATTTAATCACTCCTAGTTTatcaatttgttaatttttttacctgAAATTGAGAGAATTTGTTTGGTTCTAATTGAAATAGCTAGAACTTGTAAAATGGTTAGCCTAGGGTAGGAAGAGCAATTTGGGTTGAATTAGCATCATTTACTGTGTCGATCAGTTAGATTAGATAGTTACAAATCTAGGATTTTTCGATAGGGTAGGAAGAACAATCTGGGCTGTATCATTTCAATGTATTCCACTTGAAATTTGGTAGGTGATtaacttcatttgatttttgtacCAGTTGCTTCCAAAAAGATTTGTAATAAAGTACAGGAAAGATCTCTGAGATATGGTAGTGTTCATGATAAGTTAGTCAAACTAGGtgttctgggttttttttttttttttgtgattcaagTGCTGGGTCTCTTCTGTTATTATCAATTCCTCTTTCTTAACCTCACCAACCATTGTTAAAGGTGTAATCTTTTGGTATAGTTGTTGAAGTTGGATGGTTATTGGGTCCCTTTTGTTTAATGTTCGAGATTGTTAACAAAACTTGTTGAAGTCTAATTTTGATCAGCTTATTTAGCTTGCAACTAAAAAGAAGACTGTAGCAAATGAAGCATGGGCAATGTAACAGCTTATTGAGGCAGTTGGCTCCTACAACTTACCATTTTCAGAATCTCtgctttctttttgttatgCTCTAGAATTTCCAGCTTCGTGTAAATGTACTGCTTTCTAAAACTGCATTAGAGGTGACGTTAGTGTTTTTACCAACCATGGATAAACCAATTACGCTAAAAATACTGAGAAGTTAGTGACGATGCTAGTCCAATGACTCCTTATTTTAGATGGTATTACGAGTCTAATGACTTTGCTTTGCTGTTAGTTTAATTTTCGTGATTTATCAGTTGTCCATATGTTTTCTTTGTCTACTAAAAATGAATGTTTCATCCTAAAAAGGGAAGGATATGAGTTTTATGGAAGGATTTTATTCAAGTGCATATTTTACAAACACATTCTCAATATTTTCATTGTCAACTCTGATATTGCTGGGAACTATCTTTGCCGTGTGACTTTTGTCTATGGGTCATATAATGCTACTGTTCATAACAAGTAGCTGGAAAGTTTGTGATATTACTGGGAACTATCTTTGCCGTGTGACTTTTATCTATGGGTCGTATAATTCTACTGCTCATAACAAGTAGTTGGAAAGTTTGAGTTAGTGTAGCTAGAATTTAGAGAGCATgaatgtaataattttttttttctagctagctaaaatgattttttaaactattttagtTGAAATTTAGCTAAAATTTAAAGAGCACGAGTGTGGATGCTCGTAACTATCCTTGATAGTTTCTTATTATTAAGGCTGTTCCAAGTTTACTGTTGCCTCTTTTATGTAAATCTCACTGATAATTCTGTCTCTATAGGCCAGTGAATCTATCAGGAGAGAGTATGATCGGAGGTGTGACCAGCTTAGACACCAGTTTGCCAAAGATCAAAGCGCTAATGTGATTGATAAAACCCGTGCAGTTGTAAAGGATTTACATTCACGCATAAGAGTGGCAATTCACTCTGTAGATTCAATATCAAAGCGGATTGAGAAAATGAGAGATGAAGAGTTGCAGCCGCAACTTCTAGAATTAATTCAAGGGtaattatgcatttaattttttagaggttgtttgtttttacattttaaaagcgttttttttttaaaattgctttaattttttttttttgagtttttagatcgttctgatgtgctgatgttaaaaataattttttaaaaataaataaaaatataattttgatgtattgtttagcgaaaattaatttaaaaagcaagtgctaatatatttctaaataccTCCTAATATAATTAAGCATGGAGCGCATGAGATTCATTATGAACTAAATGTGTTGATTCATCTCTATTCTCGTTAATATATTAATGACCAGTGAGCCTATGCAGGTTGATCAGGATGTGGAAGACCATGCTTGAATGCCATCATGCACAGTACATCACAATCTCATTAGCATACCATTCAAGGAGTATAACAGGAACTCCACAAGGAAATACCCGTAGGCAGATTATGGCTCAGCTCCAGCAGGAGGTTGAATGCTTTGGCTTAAGCTTTGCAAACTGGGTTAACAGCCATGCATCCTATGTGGAAGCTCTAAATGGGTGGCTGCAAAATTGCATCCTGCAACCACAGGAGCGTTCCAAGAGTAGGAGGTCATTCTCCCCTCGCCGACTCTTGGCACCACCTTTATTTGTTCTATGTCGTGATTGGTCAGCTGGGATCAGAGGTTTGCCATCTGAGGAACTCAATAATGCCATCAAAACCCTCTTATCTGATTTGTATCACCTAATGGAACAACAAGAAGAGCAGTTACACAAGGAAGAGAAAGTAGTTGATGTAAATAATGGAGAATCAGGGGAGAAAGAGAATGACAGGAATGATGATCTGGCCTCGAACATGTACTGCATACACGCCAGTTTGACAAAGGTTCTTGATAGACTGAACAAATTTTCAGAGGCTTCATTGAAAATGTACGAGGACGTCAGACAGAAAACTGAAGCAGCTCGAGTAGCGTACTTGAATTGCAGGCCACTTAGGTGTTAACTATTATGTAATTAGAACATATAAGCATTTCTAAGTTTGTGGTTGGAAATAGAAACTTGTAAATGCAAAGTGGTTTCAAACCCCTTTATGAAGGAATAGAATATATCTTGTTTTGGAGTAAATTTGCAACTGGAGAAGCGCTTGTTGTTATGCTCCTAGCAACACTGTTCTGTAGTTGAAGCTGTTGACTGCTTGCAACTTCTCTTTTCTGCTGTTTCTGCCAAGTTCCAAATTGCCTCACCTTGGTTGAGGTGTGTTAAAAGAAAGTGAAGGTTAATCAAGTTCATTGCCTCTACTTGGCGTggctttttgaaatatttttttaaaattaatattctttttaatatttttatcggAATTCTTAATGTGTATCATTTACCTGCATTTTGCTGTTAAGTGAACTCCATTGCATTTAATGAGGGGAGTGAATGATGCCTATCTTTTTTACAGTACGGACAGTTCCATGTTAACAACTTAGAAAATTTGATCAGCCTTGCAAGAGAGAAGGTACAGCTGAACGGATTACAACATCGTATAGTTTCAAGTAGATCCTGACATGAACTTTTACCAAAGTTTCatattaaactatataaatattaatttattgtgatttagGTAACTTAATGGGTGAAGGGAGAGACCAAATAACTGTTTgatgtaaaaacaaattcaaaacaaattttttttaaatattaagatggTAATATATTGTATCGATCCAGATAGTTTTGGCATCAAAGTTATGGATCTgaatagatttaataatttttttaaaaaaaattattttttatgtaattatataaTTGCAAAAATAGTTGATTGtagcaaaataattaaataaaaaaactactaaaCAATTCTATTAATACTACAAAAATGTTTCTATTATTTGATtcgaaaacaaagtaaaaattatatggaatttaacaaaataatatctaaaatatatttttaatttatttaataattttaaaaaataatacgtaatatattaaattaattaatttttaagaaattaaattaatttaaaaaaatatttaaaaaataacccagaCTTGCAAGCATGGGTGACTCAACACACTGGGCAATACAAAAGAAGCTAGATTGGCTTTTTTTGCCCTCAAAATTTAGCAAACATGTtgtctatctatttttttttaaaagaaaataacgtGTTATTTACAAACTTAATTTCAATCACCAGACATATAATAGGAAAATTGAgcaaggtattttttatttaaaaactcaatttttatttattttcacgtAAAAATACCTAAAGACACTCTTATAAATTCTAAGTACTAATTCCTTAActcaaaaaacaccaaaatcgattaaaaaaatataaaatcaaactagaaaaaacctTTCAATCCTAATCTATACTTTCCGACGACTTGGAAGCTCAACAACATCTTAACAacatttctcttttcaaaagaagcattttgaaattaaatttgtcCATTTTTTAAATGGAATCCAACCaatcaatctttttctttttcattcattatttttcaacgatgttctctcttctctcaattttaaaaattaaaatgtaaataaaataaaattttgaattaaattatttaattgtcaaactaaaaaaattcgaCAAAACCCCAAGATAACATTAGGCAAAAAAGtgctaacataatttttttttaaaaggctcccattctttctttgttttaattttaatctcttcattttcaatctttctcaaacaataaaattaattattttttttttgtaacattaagcatcaacttaatattggaaagtgtttttttttcttttttagatcgagataatcatataaaaaatacattgaaataaattattaacaccataattaaaaaaaaaacaaaaaacctgttatttttgtttgtttcaattttgatattcttattttcaatctcttgcaaataataaaatcattttttttttataaaatcgaGCCAACTTAATGTCAGAATGATTTTTTGAGACTataataattatacaaaaataaattaaaacaaattactaacccaaaactcaaataaaacaatactaaataataaaattaaaaataaaaaattcataacctaaaaaacatatatatatatatatatatatatatatatatatatatatatatatatataaaagatgaaaacatGCAAATCCACGGTGAAACACCACGCAAGTTTATacctcttgtttttctcttttgattttgaacaaattaaaacaatgtatAGTTCTTTCAATGTTGACCACATTCTTCTTATCCACCTGAGTATATGCCAACTTAGCATTTCTGAGAATCTTTCAACCTTCACCCAAAAGAGATGAAACGAGCAACAATAATGAATAAGAAAGTTCATCCCTTTCTTCCTCTAACTGAGCAACTGCAATTGTTGACTTTGGCTCTATTTAGGACTGCAATTATAATAGCTTTCCacgaattgtttttaaaaaaattattttaaattattttttttagatttttagattattttgatattctgaaatcaaaaatatattttaaaaataaaaaaaatattattttaatatatttacaaataaaaatcactttaaaaagtaatatgGAATGTACTCTCATACAAGCTCTTTATCCTTCACTGCCCTTTGCTTTCTATTGAAATCAGAACCCAACATGGTGCGTGTACCGAGCATATGCTT is part of the Populus trichocarpa isolate Nisqually-1 chromosome 7, P.trichocarpa_v4.1, whole genome shotgun sequence genome and encodes:
- the LOC7456919 gene encoding protein ALTERED PHOSPHATE STARVATION RESPONSE 1, which encodes MLKFFFFIFVFHCPGSKVDKTEPLALCKERRKFIKQAIDSRYNLAAAHVSYINSLKNFGVALRRFAEAEVLIESSLSTTSATELDKSPSHSSYLSPSPSHNAEVSDSPLHFESPISPPVMNMSYMRAGGGGNAVTVKFNLNNSGGFVEDETLGFSMPMPPPPPPPFELAGSWDFFDPSDNGESFRFVRHSELDMDFDNMSGWSEFRGEKVGIEQSVVDAKGKWTKVGLDGKSQVHEETLTPGVEHKGVESSGNSLTQNGSYNSRVKGTAPSFELRGVEGSSRQEFVGQVRHVEEGQNASVSTLEQSGSRREKAVAVNNLSTEREDPSEFITHRAKDFLASVKDIEHRFFRASESGKEVSRMLEANNIRVGYSEAKGGSASAILVAVKFVCCRGKTALVSHEPVEHMTKIITWKRTTSSRSSSSRNPLVTATKDDASDSGSDFVEEFCMIAGSHSSTLDRLYAWERKLYDEIKASESIRREYDRRCDQLRHQFAKDQSANVIDKTRAVVKDLHSRIRVAIHSVDSISKRIEKMRDEELQPQLLELIQGLIRMWKTMLECHHAQYITISLAYHSRSITGTPQGNTRRQIMAQLQQEVECFGLSFANWVNSHASYVEALNGWLQNCILQPQERSKSRRSFSPRRLLAPPLFVLCRDWSAGIRGLPSEELNNAIKTLLSDLYHLMEQQEEQLHKEEKVVDVNNGESGEKENDRNDDLASNMYCIHASLTKVLDRLNKFSEASLKMYEDVRQKTEAARVAYLNCRPLRC